The DNA window GAAGACGAGCACCGCGGCCAGCTCGAGCGCTTCCGGCTCGCCGAAAACCTCTAGCAGCGGGTAGGCTCCGGTCGGGGGTGGCATCAGCCGAAGAGTCGTTCGAAGAAGCTCCTTTCTTTTCCCAAAGGGCGTTCTCCGATCTTCGGTGCCCTCATGATGGCGCCGAGCTGCTCCACGAGCTCTCGTTGCTCTCTCGTGAGCTTCTCGGGAGTCACGACGTTCACGACGACGAGCTGATCGCCGCGACCGCTTCCCTGCAAACGAGGGACTCCCTTGCCTCGAAGCTTGATGACGGAACCGCTTTGCGTTCCCGGCGGGACGGTGAGGCCCTGGCTGCCGTCGATCGTCGGAACTTCCACTTCCGCGCCGAGGGCGGCCTGTGGAAACGTAACCGGCAGCTCGAGGTAGATGTCGTCGCCATCGCGCCTGAATAGCGCGTGGGGCTTGACGTGCAGTATCACGTACAGATCCCCCGATGGCCCCCCGCGCGTCCCCGCTTCTCCCTCGCCGGTCCGCCGAAGCCGGGAACCGTTATCGACGCCGGCGGGAATGCGAAGAGTAATCTCCCGCTCGCGAGCGACTTGCCCCGATCCTTTGCAGGTCTTGCACGGGTCGAGAATGATCTGGCCGGTGCCTCGACACTGGCCGCAGGGACGAGACACCACGAGAAACCCCTGTTGCAGCCTCACCTGGCCACGGCCACCGCACGTGGGGCAGGAGTTCTTGCCCGTTCCCGGTTCGGCGCCGGATCCGGCGCAGGACAGACAGTGTTCTGCGCGCGGGACGAGAATACGCGTCTCGGTGCCATGTATGGCTTCTTCGAACGTGAGCTCGAGCTCGTAATGAAGGTCGGCCCCCCGCGAGGGGCGGTTTCGTCGGCCGCCGAAGAGGTCGGAGAACAGCTCCTCGAAGATGCTTCCCCCTCCGAAGATGTCGGTGAACTCACGAAAGATGTCCGTGTTGACCTGTGGTGCACCTCGAAGCCCGGCGTGGCCATAGCGGTCGTAAACGGCTCGCTTTTCCTGATCGCTCAGAACGCTGTACGCCTCGGCGCATTCCTTGAATGCTTCCTCGGCGGTGGCGTCGCCCGGATTCTTGTCGGGGTGATACTTCACTGCGAGCCGACGGTAGGCCCGTTTGATGTCGCTGGGAGTCGCCGTGCGGTCAACGCCCAGAACTTCGTAGTAGTCCTTTTTGAAAGTACTGGTCAATGATCGACTCCACGAGGATACCTCGGTAAATTATAGACGTTCGTCTCTCACCGGATGGAGCGACTGCAAGGGTCAACCGCGCAACATCGCTTGTCCCAGCGCTTCCGCGGTTGTCTCCAGGTTGGCCAGCGCCGACTGGAGATCTTCGAGGGACCCCTCTCTCGTCTGCTCGGCGCGGTCCAAGGCTTGCGTCGCCTGTTGCCGCTCTTCGTCGGTGAGCTTGGTCTGCAGAAGCTGGTAGGTCTTTCTCGTGCTGTGAATGAGCCCCTGGAGCTGTCCTGAGACTTTCTCCCGCTCGCGGAGAGTCTCCTCGAGCTTAGCCTGCCGTTCTGCTTCGGTACGAGCTTTTTCTACCTGGGATTGCGTCAGGCCGCTCCCGGCCTTCACCGTGATGTTCTGCTGACGTCCCGTCGCCTGATCCAGGGCCGTCACCTGAACGATTCCGTTCACGTCGATCTCGAACGTAACCTCGATTTGCGGGACCCCTCTCGGGGCGGGCGCCACATCGGTCAGCATGAAACGCCCGAGAGAGGTGTTCTCGTGGGCGAGGCTCCCTTCACCCTGGAGAACGTGAACCTCGACCTTCGTCTGGTTGTCGGTTACGGTCGTGAAGGTTCGGCCCTTCTTCGTTGGTATGTTGGAGTTACGCTCGATGAGCGGCGTGAAGGTGCCGTCCTTGGTCTCGATTCCCAGGGTGTGCGGGGTGACGTCGAGGAGGACGAGGTCGGTAACCTCGCCTTTGAGGATGCCGGTCTGGATCGCCGCCCCGATCGACACGACCTCATCGGGATTCACCGACTTGGTGGGCTCCTTGCCGAAGATCTTCTTGATCGTTTCCAGGACCTTGGGAGTACGAGTCTGACCGCCAACGGGGATTACGTCGTCGATTTCGTCACGGGACAACCCCGCGGAGCTGAGAGCGTCTTCGCAGGGGCGCACGGTTCGATCGAGCAGAGGCTGGATCATCTGCTCGAACTTGGTCCGGGTGAGGACGGTGTTGAGATGTTTGGGGCCGCTTTGATTTGCCGAGATGAAGGGGAGGACGATCTCGGCCTGGGGCTGATTGGACAACTCGCATTTGGCTTTCTCCGCGGCCTCTTTGAGTC is part of the Vicinamibacteria bacterium genome and encodes:
- the dnaJ gene encoding molecular chaperone DnaJ; this translates as MTSTFKKDYYEVLGVDRTATPSDIKRAYRRLAVKYHPDKNPGDATAEEAFKECAEAYSVLSDQEKRAVYDRYGHAGLRGAPQVNTDIFREFTDIFGGGSIFEELFSDLFGGRRNRPSRGADLHYELELTFEEAIHGTETRILVPRAEHCLSCAGSGAEPGTGKNSCPTCGGRGQVRLQQGFLVVSRPCGQCRGTGQIILDPCKTCKGSGQVAREREITLRIPAGVDNGSRLRRTGEGEAGTRGGPSGDLYVILHVKPHALFRRDGDDIYLELPVTFPQAALGAEVEVPTIDGSQGLTVPPGTQSGSVIKLRGKGVPRLQGSGRGDQLVVVNVVTPEKLTREQRELVEQLGAIMRAPKIGERPLGKERSFFERLFG
- the dnaK gene encoding molecular chaperone DnaK: MSKVVGIDLGTTNSCIVVMEGGTAQVIPNQEGARTTPSIVAFTSKGERLVGQIAKRQALTNPQNTIYGVKRLLGRRFNSPEVQSASKVLPYQIIESTNGDAHIQVDDKVYSPPEISAIVLQKLKAAAEDYLGEPVEEAIITVPAYFNDSQRQATRDAGTIAGLKVLRILNEPTAASLAYGMNENKSGKIAVYDLGGGTFDISILELQDGIYQVLSTGGDTYLGGEDFDQYIMNWLVEEFQRENDIDLRGDRMALQRLKEAAEKAKCELSNQPQAEIVLPFISANQSGPKHLNTVLTRTKFEQMIQPLLDRTVRPCEDALSSAGLSRDEIDDVIPVGGQTRTPKVLETIKKIFGKEPTKSVNPDEVVSIGAAIQTGILKGEVTDLVLLDVTPHTLGIETKDGTFTPLIERNSNIPTKKGRTFTTVTDNQTKVEVHVLQGEGSLAHENTSLGRFMLTDVAPAPRGVPQIEVTFEIDVNGIVQVTALDQATGRQQNITVKAGSGLTQSQVEKARTEAERQAKLEETLREREKVSGQLQGLIHSTRKTYQLLQTKLTDEERQQATQALDRAEQTREGSLEDLQSALANLETTAEALGQAMLRG